A single window of Pseudomonadota bacterium DNA harbors:
- a CDS encoding Crp/Fnr family transcriptional regulator, which produces MPKEILRKNPLFSCLNETELTALASVAVKKTYPKNTILFNEGDKTDSIYIVYSGKVKVTIIDSHGKEIILSLLGPGEYFGEMAALIDDETRSASVMTRETSELLVISRNDFREILSTHPDIVFSLLKGSLERLREANKKIESLALMDVYGRIARLFMQFAQSSGETQIIEEKLTHQDIANMVGSSREMVSRVMKELTTGEYIEVNNKLIEIKKKLPYSW; this is translated from the coding sequence ATGCCAAAAGAAATCTTGAGAAAAAATCCGCTTTTTTCGTGCCTGAACGAAACCGAGCTTACCGCACTGGCGAGTGTGGCTGTGAAAAAGACCTACCCTAAAAACACGATTCTTTTTAACGAAGGCGATAAAACGGATTCGATCTACATTGTTTACAGCGGCAAGGTCAAGGTGACAATCATTGATTCTCACGGAAAAGAAATTATTCTTTCGCTTCTCGGCCCTGGAGAATACTTTGGAGAGATGGCGGCCCTGATTGACGATGAGACCCGTTCCGCTTCCGTCATGACCCGGGAAACCAGTGAACTGCTTGTTATATCCCGCAATGATTTCAGGGAGATTCTCTCAACACATCCGGATATTGTTTTCAGCCTTCTTAAGGGTTCACTTGAGCGGCTTCGCGAAGCCAATAAAAAAATTGAAAGTCTTGCCTTGATGGATGTTTATGGACGGATAGCAAGGCTCTTTATGCAATTTGCCCAGTCTAGCGGCGAGACTCAGATAATTGAAGAAAAATTAACCCATCAGGATATCGCCAATATGGTTGGTTCTTCTCGTGAGATGGTCAGCAGAGTCATGAAGGAATTGACCACTGGCGAATATATTGAGGTGAATAATAAACTTATCGAAATTAAGAAGAAGTTGCCTTACTCTTGGTAG
- a CDS encoding TonB-dependent receptor has product MKQYLLGGFFLLMATTVSAEGLLLDEIEIKAGKETEVDTMEVREVRESNAKDPGEALQSVPGITKLRKGGIANDIVLRGFSKDNINVLVDGAKIYGACPSKMDPPAFHVDFAEVDRIEITKGPYDVTTQGSMGGVVNIASKSAKPGLHSDVIFTYGSFNETNTSTVVSYAEDNYSLLGGFAFKYSNPYEDGNGVKFTEIYPETSAARYRLSEQDSPAYNIKTSWFKTGIKPKDNQDFTFAYTRQEADDVLYPYLTMDADYDDATRVDANYTINNSGEALNSIRIHAFVNNVEHDMTNSKRCASSANPAACSGALPRAYSMRNLASSTTSGVKLEGELKTFGRTTMGIDHYQRNWDATMTTYMTMSGMYMSMASMPDVDVMNTGIYLDQQAEINRKTTLSGGLRFDYTRSKANIDRTSVYSLFYDDTSRCATDESLAGNLKLDYKITDSFSSFVGFGRGVRVPDAEERYYSVSTKVGNPGLKTVKNNEVDLGLKYAMDITLIKAQVFYSDLDDFIVVTDVTSGATTARSYKNVDASMYGGEASLMISLPLDLFASTGIAYSRGKNDTDKTNLQEIPPLRGNLKLRYDNGIFYTELEGICADRQDKIDTSVGEDETAGWGIANFKTGYQLKRLKLAAGVNNLFDRQYSEHSSYLRNPFSANGIIVPEPGRSIYGTIQYSF; this is encoded by the coding sequence ATGAAGCAATATTTGTTGGGGGGATTTTTTCTACTTATGGCCACAACCGTCTCTGCAGAAGGGCTGTTGCTGGATGAAATAGAAATTAAAGCCGGCAAGGAAACCGAAGTCGATACCATGGAGGTTCGGGAAGTAAGGGAAAGCAATGCCAAAGATCCGGGAGAAGCGCTGCAGAGCGTGCCGGGCATAACCAAGTTGAGAAAAGGAGGCATTGCCAATGACATCGTGCTTCGCGGTTTTTCAAAGGACAACATCAACGTTCTGGTGGACGGCGCAAAAATCTATGGTGCCTGCCCCAGCAAGATGGATCCGCCTGCCTTCCATGTAGACTTTGCCGAAGTCGACAGGATCGAAATAACCAAAGGTCCATACGATGTCACCACTCAGGGCAGCATGGGAGGGGTGGTCAATATTGCTTCCAAATCCGCAAAACCGGGGTTGCACAGTGATGTTATTTTCACTTACGGTTCCTTCAACGAAACCAACACCTCAACGGTGGTTTCCTATGCTGAAGACAATTACAGCCTGCTTGGCGGGTTCGCCTTCAAATATTCAAATCCCTATGAAGACGGCAACGGCGTAAAATTTACCGAGATATACCCGGAAACATCCGCAGCACGATATCGATTATCCGAACAGGACAGCCCGGCTTACAATATCAAGACATCCTGGTTCAAAACCGGCATCAAACCGAAGGATAATCAGGATTTCACCTTCGCCTATACCAGGCAGGAGGCGGATGATGTCCTGTATCCTTATCTGACAATGGATGCTGATTATGATGACGCCACCAGGGTTGATGCAAACTATACAATAAACAACAGTGGGGAAGCGCTTAATTCAATCCGGATTCACGCCTTTGTCAATAATGTCGAACATGATATGACCAACAGCAAGCGATGTGCCTCTAGCGCCAATCCTGCAGCCTGCAGCGGCGCCCTGCCCAGAGCCTACAGCATGCGTAACCTGGCAAGTTCAACAACTTCGGGCGTAAAGCTTGAAGGGGAACTCAAAACCTTCGGCAGGACAACCATGGGCATTGATCATTATCAACGCAACTGGGATGCCACCATGACAACGTACATGACAATGTCCGGCATGTACATGAGCATGGCCTCCATGCCGGATGTGGATGTGATGAATACCGGAATTTATCTGGACCAGCAGGCTGAAATCAACAGGAAAACAACCTTGAGCGGCGGACTGCGTTTCGATTATACCCGCTCCAAGGCAAATATAGACCGTACCAGCGTGTACAGCCTGTTTTATGATGACACTTCCAGATGCGCCACGGATGAATCACTGGCCGGCAATCTGAAGCTTGATTATAAAATTACTGATTCGTTCAGCAGTTTTGTCGGTTTCGGCCGTGGCGTTCGTGTGCCGGATGCAGAGGAACGCTACTATTCGGTTTCCACAAAGGTCGGCAATCCAGGGCTCAAAACCGTTAAGAATAACGAAGTGGATCTTGGCCTTAAATATGCCATGGATATCACCCTGATCAAAGCCCAGGTTTTTTACAGTGATCTTGATGACTTCATCGTTGTAACCGATGTTACAAGTGGCGCAACCACAGCCCGGAGTTATAAAAATGTTGATGCGTCCATGTATGGCGGCGAAGCGTCGCTGATGATCTCGCTGCCCCTTGATCTCTTTGCTTCAACCGGCATAGCATACAGCCGCGGCAAAAATGACACCGACAAGACAAATCTCCAGGAAATTCCGCCCTTAAGAGGCAATCTAAAACTACGGTATGACAACGGAATTTTTTATACGGAACTCGAAGGGATCTGCGCTGACCGACAGGACAAGATTGACACGTCTGTAGGGGAAGATGAAACCGCCGGATGGGGAATCGCCAATTTCAAAACCGGCTACCAGCTCAAACGCCTCAAACTCGCGGCCGGAGTCAACAATCTTTTTGATCGTCAATACAGCGAACATTCTTCTTATCTGCGTAATCCATTCAGCGCCAACGGCATTATTGTCCCGGAGCCGGGACGCAGCATCTACGGAACAATCCAGTATTCATTCTGA